In Eriocheir sinensis breed Jianghai 21 chromosome 12, ASM2467909v1, whole genome shotgun sequence, the following proteins share a genomic window:
- the LOC126997431 gene encoding probable ATP-dependent RNA helicase DDX28, producing MSHHRIPMLALHSSHFQLFYMLQTRCMSQAQFPVITIPVALQERRKREKLKENKNKRALQIHQSRKGNHNIPIISCRRKELNHYLGQSYNKFAEVPLASNGWLHKKAAGDFFTINGHGPNPAFADCDNEDEDFTSLGLEKNLVAQLNKMGFERPTNIQSLAIPHVLDGKNTLITAETGNGKTLAFIAPMLQQIAEKKKVQSELPMNSPRGLVMVPGKELAAQIHGVASQVGEGLGIKVKLLTGGGTKKKMLTPPMSQQDLLVASFGAMSKLTTVGVYDMSFLTHITLDEADTLLDDSFNEEVTRFITKQPIQGSGDDEQPEVLSGAQLTLVAATTPTSLAKILDPIVNLDSLVHLSTPHLNRSMPHVHQRFLRVNSKTRTEKLLSIVKKDVKRGSPVIIFSNKSSTCDWISMLLNENGVRCMNLNGATSSFLREKHYKAFTAGEVKVLSCTDLISRGLDTYKVPHVINFDFPSYVADYIHRCGRTGRVGGASSSVVTNLVHQPWEVELVKKIEYAVRKGEEFHNVNANIKRIITARIQREEEQMLKSIV from the exons ATGAGTCATCACAGGATCCCAATGTTGGCTCTTCACAGCTCACATTTTCAGCTTTTTTACATGCTACAG ACACGATGCATGTCACAAGCCCAGTTTCCAGTGATCACGATACCTGTGGCATTGCAAGAGAGGCGGAAAAGGGAAAAActgaaagagaataagaataagagagcCCTTCAGATTCATCAGTCCAGAAAGGGGAATCATAAT ATTCCAATAATAAGTTGCCGAAGGAAGGAACTGAACCATTACTTGGGACAGTCATACAACAAATTTGCTGAGGTTCCGCTGGCCTCCAACGGTTGGCTCCATAAGAAGGCAGCAGGTGACTTCTTCACTATCAATGGCCATGGTCCA AATCCAGCTTTTGCAGACTGTGATAATGAGGATGAAGACTTCACCTCACTTGGACTGGAGAAGAATCTTGTTGCTCAGTTAAACAAAATGGGGTTTGAGAGGCCAACTAATATACAA TCTCTGGCAATACCACATGTTCTGGATGgaaaaaacacactcattacTGCAGAGACAGGTAATGGGAAAACTCTGGCATTCATCGCTCCAATGTTGCAGCAAatagcagagaaaaagaaagtgcaGTCTGAGCTACCAATGAATTCCCCAAGAGGTCTTGTCATGGTGCCTGGCAAAGAGCTGGCAGCACAGATTCAT GGTGTTGCATCACAAGTAGGAGAGGGTTTAGGAATTAAAGTGAAGCTGCTCACTGGGGGAGGGACCAAGAAAAAGATGCTCACTCCACCCATGTCCCAGCAGGATCTGCTAGTGGCAAGCTTTGGTGCTATGTCAAAGTTAACTACAGTTG GGGTGTATGACATGAGCTTCCTGACCCACATCACTTTGGACGAAGCCGACACACTGCTTGACGACTCCTTCAACGAGGAGGTCACTCGCTTCATCACCAAACAGCCA ATACAAGGTTCAGGAGATGACGAGCAGCCAGAAGTCTTGTCAGGGGCACAACTCACCCTGGTGGCTGCAACGACACCTACGAGCCTTGCCAAGATCCTGGACCCCATAGTAAAT CTTGATTCACTGGTGCATCTTTCCACACCTCACCTGAACCGTTCCATGCCCCATGTCCATCAGCGCTTCCTGCGGGTCAACAGCAAGACCAGAACGGAGAAGCTTCTAAGTATTGTGAAGAAGGATGTAAAGAGAGGAAGCCCTGTGATCATATTCAG CAACAAGAGCAGCACTTGTGACTGGATTTCCATGCTCCTCAATGAGAATGGTGTGCGCTGCATGAACCTGAATGGTGCCACGTCCTCGTTCCTCAGGGAAAAGCACTACAAGGCCTTCACTGCTGGTGAAGTGAAGGTGCTGTCCTGCACTGATCTCATCTCTCGTGGTCTTGATACATACAAG gTGCCGCATGTGATCAACTTTGACTTTCCAAGTTATGTCGCTGATTACATCCATCGGTGTGGGCGCACAGGGCGGGTCGGTGGCGCCTCTTCCTCTGTTGTCACCAACCTGGTCCACCAGCCATGGGAAGTAGAGTTGGTCAAAAAGATTGAG tATGCagtcaggaagggagaggaattccACAATGTGAATGCCAATATTAAAAGGATAATTACAGCAAGAATtcaaagagaggaggaacagatgTTGAAAAGCATAGTATAG